GCACGCCCCTTTTCGCCCACTCTGGGGGCACGGGCACCGTCTAAAGGTTCCCGTCACGTTGGGTGAGGCTTCAGGTCGTGGCCCGGCGGTGCGCCGCGTCGGGCACGTTGCGCACGAGCACCACCCCCGCCAGGAAGAACAGCGCGGCGATCCCGAAGACGAGGGTGTAGCCCAGGTTTCCGCCCTGCGCGTTCCCCCAGTCGAGGAGGGCCCCCTGCGGCGCGCTCGTCATCTGCGGCGCCACGAAGGCGACGTGCCAGATGCCCATGTCGCGGGCGTAGCTGCTCGCGCTGGGCATCGCGTCGCTGCCAAGCGCCCAGTCCACGCTCGTAAACGCCCCGAAGCCCAGCCCGAAGGCCACCGCGAGGACGAGCGCCACGGGGTAACTCGGCGCGACGAGCAGCCCCAGCGCGGCGGCGGCCATCACCCCGCCCGCCACGTAGATCACCGGCTTGCGCCCGATGCGGTCGCTGATCCGCCCCCCCACGAGCGCCGAGGCGATGCTCCCCGCGATGATGCACACGAGCATCACGCTGGTGCTCGTCCCCGCGTCGCGCTGCCCGAGTACGTCCGCGTTGTAAAACTGCAAGAAGGGCTGCACGCTGTACTGGCCGAGCGCGAAGAGCACCCGCGTCACGAACACCCAGAAAAAGGGCTGGTGCGCGAAGAGTTCCCGCCAGGAGAGGGTCGGCCCCCCCGCCGCCTGGGGGGCGGGCCCCGCCGTCTCCGGCACCCCGCGCAGGGTGATCAGCGCCGGGATCAGCAGCACGGCGGCGATCAGGGCGAAGGAGACGATCACCGGCAACTTGAGGAGACCGATCACGAACGCGGCGACCGCGCCGAGGAGTTGCCCGACCGCCTGAAGCATCGCCATCACGCCGCTGTAACGCCCGCGCTCCCCCGGCGCCACGAGCTGCGGAATCAGGGCGCTGTAGGGCGCCGTCGCGTAGTTGTTGCCGAACTGCACGAGGACAAAGCCCAGCACGTACACCCAGAAGCCGCCCAAGCCGCTCAGCGAGGTCGCCGCGAAGGCCATCACCGCCAGGCCCGCGAGGTTGACCCCCACCCCTAGGCGGATATAGGGCACCCGCCGCCCCGTGCGGTCGCTGTGGGCCCCGACCAGAGGCGGCAACACGAGGGCGATCAGGGCGCCGACGAGGAGCAGGACGCCGAGGTAGGTGCCCTTCTGCCCCTCGCCTACGAAGCGCACGACGTTGGCGGGCAGCAGGATCAACAGCAGCAGCAGCCAGTGGAAGGCCGTGCCGAACCAGAAGGCGGACAGCACCCACGGGCTGACGCGCGGGGACGCGGGGGAGAGGCTCGTCATCTGGGGCGAGTATAGTCGCGTCTTCATCGGCCTTTTACGTATCCGGGCAGGTGTGGGGAGCGCAGCAATTCGGCGGCGAGGACGCGCGTCAGACTGCCTGCCATGAACCTCGAAGACGCCCTCCTCGCCTTCCGCGCCGCCTTCCACTACGACCACCCCGAGGGCCTGAAGATCGAGCCCCGGGTCGAGGGCCAGACCCTGCGCGTCGAGGTGCGCCACCAGGACGTGAACGCCCTGCGCGGCTTCGACGTGGTGGCCCAGCCCCTGGAGACCGAGGAGCGCGACGCCGTGCAGCTCGGCGAGGACGTGGCCCGCGTGGTCGAGCAGGAACTGATGTACGGCCAGCTCCCCGGCCAGCACGAGGACGGATCGTTCAAGCGCGTCGTGGTCTGAGCGCCGCAGGGAAGGGGGAGCGGGGCCCCGTGCGGCTCCGCTCTTCTTTCATTTGCCCCGAGCACGAGGAGACCGAAAGGCCGTCCCCCGAGTGAAGCTAAGGGGTCTGCTCCGTTGCCCTCAGCCTGACAGCGTGTTGCTGCCCACTGAGTTGATCTGCGTCTGAACCCACCTCACGCTCGGTCCGGCAACCCGTCCCAGAAGCCTTGCAGGTCGGAGGCGAGGGGCACCTCCGCGACGAACTGGGTGCCTCCCCAGGGGAAGGCGATTCGCGCGGCGTGGAG
This genomic interval from Deinococcus planocerae contains the following:
- a CDS encoding MFS transporter, which encodes MTSLSPASPRVSPWVLSAFWFGTAFHWLLLLLILLPANVVRFVGEGQKGTYLGVLLLVGALIALVLPPLVGAHSDRTGRRVPYIRLGVGVNLAGLAVMAFAATSLSGLGGFWVYVLGFVLVQFGNNYATAPYSALIPQLVAPGERGRYSGVMAMLQAVGQLLGAVAAFVIGLLKLPVIVSFALIAAVLLIPALITLRGVPETAGPAPQAAGGPTLSWRELFAHQPFFWVFVTRVLFALGQYSVQPFLQFYNADVLGQRDAGTSTSVMLVCIIAGSIASALVGGRISDRIGRKPVIYVAGGVMAAAALGLLVAPSYPVALVLAVAFGLGFGAFTSVDWALGSDAMPSASSYARDMGIWHVAFVAPQMTSAPQGALLDWGNAQGGNLGYTLVFGIAALFFLAGVVLVRNVPDAAHRRATT